A section of the Oryza sativa Japonica Group chromosome 1, ASM3414082v1 genome encodes:
- the LOC4326899 gene encoding uncharacterized protein has translation MDLPKRVLPHGSPRGSPMATRRRDAEADENVRAWSENPGRLGAVAEWTASLERKKVLGERNGGGDGSGEAASPPQFFSQAKPATSPPSLSCRGEGPYDPKTNYTTPRPEFLRYNPEKRREILLRLEREAEDESSSATSATPTPTPSECVSSGSSVRGGEAELDRADAKEEEIEIPSPRGLDRADAEEEEIEIPSPRGGWARRLLLLLVAAACSCCYIYCMSSSPFPTSQMGLDFAGTTGSVHDASAHQVGSLELRAPTEMMGSHHVFEEATDQTVPNGSENAAQLYGPMGGSRKNFMAIAAMGLADSCPNVPFGEFTCQIGDRAVEDVQNSKEDFQLSELMVATSENAEQLGEVVSLNENVTADSIGSTYTADMVEGESGLVHQEEAGEDHSQHSQQLASMEKTIEQENNEVGYDGEGLENDRLDQATELLEYENPAAAAKAIVAMVKSLWPSIKLHLMEILACFSVAAFAIAAAMLKCFQRSPKGASVSTRRLEQSPLAPNPRLPVLPSPQSVLQPVQLTVPKVEPPVNLKIPTLSPLHKPDLFASFREQVPLPEPIPVSSVNLNNAVQFPLPKQIDSGNRPQKVHQDDAGSARIPDSYSVGRRDIDSSRPPVVALLGEFSLVDASSSRGSSRKGSNEHAGDVAVQEPSVTLRKDVVKMQKETTAIKSPSARKTKKEENAAKVEKKDVTTPTPLRRSNRLLNRVTSP, from the exons ATGGATTTGCCCAAGCGAGTTCTTCCGCATG GTTCCCCGCGAGGAAGTCCCATGGCGACGAGGCGAAGGGACGCGGAGGCGGACGAGAACGTGAGGGCGTGGAGCGAGAATCCGGGGCGTCTCGGTGCCGTGGCGGAGTGGACCGCGTCTCTGGAGAGGAAGAAGGTGCTGGGTGAGAggaacggcggaggcgacgggaGCGGGgaggccgcgtcgccgccgcagttCTTCTCCCAGGCGAAGCCCGCGACGAGCCCGCCGTCGCTCTCCTGCCGCGGCGAGGGGCCGTACGACCCGAAGACGAACTACACCACGCCGCGGCCGGAGTTCCTGCGCTACAACCCCGAGAAGCGCCGCGAGATCCTCCTCCGGCTGGAGCGCGAGGCGGAGGACGAGTCGTCCAGTGCCACCTcggccacccccacccccaccccctcgGAGTGCGTGTCCTCCGGGTCGTCGGTGAGAGGCGGCGAAGCCGAACTCGACCGCGCCGACGCCAAGGAGGAGGAGATTGAGATTCCGTCTCCTCGTGGTCTCgaccgcgccgacgccgaggaggaggagattgaGATTCCGTCTCCTCGTGGTGGGTGGGCACGGCGGCTGCTTCTTCTGCTCGTCGCCGCGGCCTGCTCTTGCTGCTACATCTATTGTATGAGCTCCTCTCCCTTTCCTACCTCACAAATGGGGCTCGATTTTGCTGGAACAACTGGGAGCGTGCATGATGCTAGCGCTCATCAAGTAGGTTCTCTGGAGTTGCGAGCACCAACTGAGATGATGGGTTCACATCATGTGTTTGAAGAAGCTACAGATCAAACTGTGCCCAACGGCAGTGAAAATGCAGCCCAACTGTATGGCCCCATGGGTGGTTCTCGTAAAAACTTCATGGCGATTGCTGCGATGGGTTTGGCAGATTCATGCCCAAATGTTCCATTCGGAGAATTTACATGCCAAATTGGGGACAGAGCCGTGGAGGATGTGCAGAATTCCAAGGAAGATTTTCAACTGAGTGAATTGATGGTTGCAACCTCTGAGAATGCCGAGCAATTGGGTGAAGTTGTAAGCCTGAATGAAAATGTCACTGCAGATTCCATTGGTTCAACCTACACCGCTGATATGGTGGAGGGAGAGTCAGGGTTAGTTCATCAGGAGGAGGCAGGGGAGGATCACTCGCAACACTCCCAGCAGTTGGCCTCCATGGAGAAGACAATAGAACAAGAAAACAACGAGGTAGGGTATGATGGAGAGGGCCTGGAAAATGACAGATTGGATCAGGCAACCGAGCTATTGGAGTATGAGAATCCAGCTGCAGCTGCAAAGGCAATAGTAGCTATGGTAAAATCACTGTGGCCTTCAATAAAACTTCACTTGATGGAGATCTTGGCGTGCTTTTCTGTTGCAGCATTTGCAATTGCAGCTGCTATGCTCAAGTGTTTCCAGAGGTCTCCTAAGGGTGCATCAGTGTCAACACGTAGGCTTGAACAATCCCCTTTAGCTCCAAATCCAAGATTGCCAGTGCTCCCTTCACCACAATCTGTGCTACAACCTGTGCAACTGACAGTTCCCAAAGTAGAACCGCCTGTCAATTTGAAGATCCCTACACTATCACCTTTGCACAAGCCTGACCTATTTGCCAGCTTCAGGGAACAGGTGCCATTGCCAGAGCCCATACCAGTGTCATCTGTCAACCTCAATAATGCTGTGCAATTTCCACTGCCCAAGCAGATTGATTCCGGGAATCGTCCTCAGAAAGTTCACCAAGATGATGCTGGCAGTGCTAGGATTCCAGACAGCTATTCTGTTGGCCGTAGAGACATTGACAGCTCGAGACCTCCAGTGGTGGCATTGCTTGGGGAGTTCTCACTTGTGGATGCAAGTAGCTCAAGAGGAAGCTCCCGGAAAGGATCAAATGAACATGCTGGGGATGTTGCAGTTCAGGAACCATCAGTAACTCTGAGAAAAGATGTGGTGAAGATGCAGAAGGAAACTACAGCAATTAAAAGCCCTAGTGCTCGAAAAACGAAAAAGGAG GAAAATGCTGCAAAGGTGGAGAAGAAGGATGTTACCACGCCAACTCCATTGAGACGCTCAAATCGTCTCCTTAACCGGGTGACTTCTCCTTGA
- the LOC4325491 gene encoding protein DETOXIFICATION 33 — translation MLIDPPCNRIHSARTQLQRCRTTTTGGLSALRYTVRGLSLLYMCTASSCAHTHTHNRTEGGARTGLRSEMAPPAGTEAAGAGHRKNWRGESGNLWRIAGPVILTEIFQFLIGFVTAAFVGHIGKVELAAVSVVNGVVEGLAFGLLLGMGSALETLCGQAVGAGQPRMLGVYLQRSWVICLATSLALLPLYLLASPALRLLRQSAAISSVAGRYARWCAPQLFAYAVNFPMQKFYQAQSRVWAVTAISAAALAAHALLNWLVVARLGHGVVGAALVGDVSWWLLNAAQFAYLVGGSFPEAWSGFSRKAFTSLGGFVKLSLSSAVMLCLEMWYYTAVLILVGCLKNPEIQVGAISICMNYQLWTLMVAVGFNAAVSVRVANELGANHPKAAKFSVIVAVVTSAAVGLVFTLVALVARKQLPRLFTDDDVLVRETAKLGYLLAATIFLNSIQPVLSGVAIGAGWQSSVAFVNIGCYYLVGLPIAAVFGFRLSLNATGIWVGMLIGTILQTVILLVILYRTKWQKEAMLAEERIKVWGGGVELPTIQEAS, via the exons ATGCTGATCGATCCGCCGTGCAACCGCATCCACAGTGCACGCACGCAGCTACAAAGATGTCGTACGACCACGACCGGTGGCTTGTCTGCTCTACGTTACACTGTGCGTGGCTTGTCTCTGCTCTATATGTGTACCGCGTCGTCgtgtgcacacacacacacacacaaccgTACTGAGGGTGGCGCGCGCACGGGGCTGAGGAGCGAaatggcgccgccggcggggacGGAAGCGGCTGGCGCTGGCCACCGCAAGAACTGGCGGGGCGAGTCCGGGAACCTGTGGCGCATCGCCGGGCCGGTGATTCTGACGGAGATCTTCCAGTTCCTCATCGGGTTCGTCACCGCGGCCTTCGTCGGCCACATCGGCAAggtcgagctcgccgccgtctccgtcgtCAACGGCGTCGTCGAGGGCCTCGCCTTCGGCCTCCTG CTTGGCATGGGGAGCGCGCTGGAGACGCTGTGCGGGCAGGCGGTGGGGGCCGGGCAGCCGCGGATGCTGGGCGTCTACCTGCAGCGGTCGTGGGTCATCTGCCTCGCCACGTCGCTCGCGCTGCTCCCGCTCTACCTCCTCGCGTCCCCGGCCCTGCGCCTGCTCCGGCAGTCGGCGGCCATCTCGTCGGTGGCCGGCCGGTACGCGCGGTGGTGCGCGCCGCAGCTGTTCGCGTACGCCGTCAACTTCCCCATGCAGAAGTTCTACCAGGCGCAGAGCCGGGTGTGGGCCGTGacggccatctccgccgccgcgctcgccgcgcaCGCGCTGCTCAACTGGCTCGTCGTCGCCAGGCTCGGCcacggcgtcgtcggcgcggcGCTCGTCGGCGACGTGTCCTGGTGGCTGCTCAACGCGGCGCAGTTCGCGTACCTCGTCGGCGGGTCGTTCCCGGAGGCCTGGAGCGGCTTCTCGCGGAAAGCATTCACCAGCCTCGGCGGCTTCGTCAAGCTCTCCCTCTCATCCGCCGTTATGCTGTG CTTGGAGATGTGGTATTACACAGCAGTGCTGATTCTGGTGGGTTGCCTGAAGAACCCAGAGATTCAAGTTGGTGCGATTTCAATATG CATGAACTATCAGCTCTGGACACTGATGGTTGCAGTTGGCTTTAACGCTGCAGTGAG TGTTCGCGTGGCAAACGAACTCGGCGCGAACCACCCGAAAGCAGCCAAATTCTCGGTCATCGTCGCCGTGGTCACGTCGGCCGCCGTCGGGCTAGTTTTCACTCTGGTCGCTCTCGTGGCGAGGAAGCAGCTGCCGAGGCTTTTCACGGACGACGACGTGCTCGTCAGGGAGACTGCAAAACTGGGCTATCTTCTTGCAGCCACCATATTCCTCAACAGCATCCAGCCGGTGCTATCAG GGGTGGCGATTGGGGCAGGGTGGCAGTCATCGGTTGCCTTCGTAAACATTGGCTGCTACTATCTCGTTGGTCTGCCTATTGCAGCCGTTTTTGGCTTCAGGCTGAGCCTTAATGCAACA GGGATTTGGGTGGGGATGCTGATCGGAACAATCCTGCAGACTGTTATTCTGCTTGTCATCCTCTACAGAACCAAATGGCAGAAAGAG GCCATGCTAGCAGAGGAGCGGATAAAGGTGTGGGGAGGGGGTGTTGAGCTGCCAACCattcaagaagcaagttga
- the LOC107281095 gene encoding zinc finger A20 and AN1 domain-containing stress-associated protein 3, producing MSSEQQASAGQPVLCASGCGFYGNPATLDMCSVCYRQHCLLNGATMATGPSSSVAAASAATVATGAVTSDSCSVPSAEVNGAAFSSKNNPEPATVVEKKAPANRCASCKKKVGLLGFACRCGATYCGTHRYPEKHACGFDFKGASRDAIARANPLIKGEKLTNKI from the coding sequence ATGTCGTCGGAGCAGCAGGCGAGCGCCGGCCAACCGGTCCTCTGTGCCAGTGGCTGCGGCTTCTACGGGAACCCCGCCACCCTCGACATGTGCTCCGTCTGCTACCGCCAGCACTGCCTCCTCAACGGCGCCACGATGGCGACGGGGCCCTCCTCTTCCGTGGCCGCCGCGAGCGCCGCTACCGTCGCGACCGGCGCAGTTACGTCTGATTCCTGCTCCGTGCCTTCCGCTGAGGTTAATGGCGCCGCATTCTCCTCCAAGAACAACCCTGAGCCGGCGACGGTAGTAGAGAAGAAGGCGCCGGCGAACCGGTGCGCGTCGTGCAAGAAGAAGGTGGGACTGTTGGGGTTCGCATGCCGATGCGGGGCTACCTACTGCGGGACGCACCGATACCCGGAGAAGCACGCCTGCGGCTTCGACTTCAAGGGCGCCAGCCGCGACGCCATAGCCCGCGCCAACCCGCTCATCAAGGGCGAGAAGCTGACCAACAAGATCTGA
- the LOC4326898 gene encoding serpin-Z1 has protein sequence MELAEAVRDETAMAMRLLGHLARAPRGGGGDKNLAVSPLSLHAALALLGAGARGETLDQIIAFLGPAGGPAHAALASHVALCSLADDSGPGDDRGGPKVRFANGVWVDAALRLKAAYARVVADKYRAEARPVSFRDKLEEARREINEWFESATAGRIKDFLPKDAVDRATPAVLGNALYFKGDWESKFDARSTSDDVFYLPDGGHVSAPFMSSGKWQYIACRAGYKVLRLPYARGGRGRGRDTGRLFSMYIYLPDERHGLPDMLRKLCSDPAALIESSAALTEKVPVGAFMVPRFTLSYKTNAAETLRQLGLRLPFEYPGADLSEMVESSPEAEKIVVSAVYHESFVEVNEEGTEAAAATAVVMTLGCAAPSAPVHVVDFVADHPFMFLIKEDLTGVVVFAGQVTNPSSST, from the exons ATGGAGCTCGCGGAGGCCGTCCGGGACGAGACAGCCATGGCCATGCGCCTGCTCGGCCACCTCGCGCGcgccccacgcggcggcggcggcgacaaaaACCTGGCCGTCTCCCCGCTCTCGCTCCACGCGGCGCTGGCGCTCCTCGGCGCGGGGGCCCGCGGCGAAACGCTCGACCAGATCATCGCCTTCCTCGGCCCCGCGGGTGGCCCCGCCCACGCGGCGCTCGCGTCCCACGTCGCGCTGTGCTCCCTCGCCGACGACAGCGGCCCCGGCGATGACCGCGGCGGGCCCAAGGTGCGGTTCGCCAACGGCGTCTGGGTCGACGCCGCGCTCCGCCTCAAGGCCGCGTAcgcgcgcgtcgtcgccgacaAGTACCGCGCGGAGGCGCGCCCGGTGTCCTTCCGAGACAAG CTAGAGGAAGCGAGGCGAGAGATCAACGAGTGGTTCGAGAGCGCGACGGCCGGCCGGATCAAGGACTTCCTGCCCAAAGACGCCGTGGACCGCGCGACGCCGGCCGTCCTCGGCAACGCGCTCTACTTCAAGGGCGACTGGGAAAGCAAGTTCGACGCCCGGTCCACGAGCGACGACGTCTTCTACCTCCCCGACGGCGGCCATGTCTCCGCGCCGTTCATGTCGAGCGGCAAGTGGCAGTACATCGCCTGCCGCGCCGGCTACAAGGTCCTCAGGCTCCCgtacgcgcgcggcggccgcggccgcggccgcgacaCCGGCCGCCTCTTCTCGATGTACATCTACCTCCCCGACGAGCGCCACGGCCTGCCTGACATGCTGCGCAAGCTGTGCTCCGACCCGGCGGCGCTGATCGAGAGCTCCGCCGCCCTGACGGAGAAGGTCCCCGTGGGCGCCTTCATGGTGCCGAGGTTCACCCTGTCGTACAAGACGAACGCGGCGGAGACGCTGCGACAGCTCGGGCTGCGCCTGCCGTTCGAGTACCCCGGCGCCGACCTGTCGGAGATGGTGGAGTCAtcgccggaggcggagaagaTCGTCGTGTCGGCCGTCTACCACGAGTCCTTCGTCGAGGTGAACGAGGAAGgcaccgaggcggcggcggcgaccgccgtCGTCATGACCCTTGGCTGCGCGGCGCCATCGGCGCCGGTTCACGTCGTGGACTTCGTCGCCGACCACCCCTTCATGTTCCTGATCAAGGAGGACCTCACCGGCGTGGTGGTCTTCGCCGGGCAAGTCACCAATCCTTCGTCCTCGACCTAG
- the LOC4325492 gene encoding uncharacterized protein → MENRVGESSATAVDGGGGAKDSGSFECNICLELAQDPVVTLCGHLFCWPCLYEWLHVHAHSRECPVCKAGLEEEKLVPLYGRGKASTDPRSRSVAGVQIPSRPAGQRPATASQPDHHHDHLPHHDPWFMGGAGAPVAGGRWGNYTFSAAIGGLFPLLSFQVHGFPQAAAYGPAAGFPYGYGHSFHGWHGHGFPHQAPQGQHVDVFLKVLLVLVGVLVIASLIVF, encoded by the coding sequence ATGGAGAACCGCGTCGGTGAGTCGTCGGCGACCGccgtcgatggcggcggcggcgccaaggACTCGGGCAGCTTCGAGTGCAACATCTGCCTGGAGCTAGCCCAGGACCCCGTCGTCACCCTCTGCGGCCACCTCTTCTGCTGGCCGTGCCTCTACGAGTGGCTCCACGTCCACGCGCACTCCCGCGAGTGCCCCGTCTGCAAGGCCGGCCTCGAGGAGGAGAAGCTCGTCCCCCTCTACGGCCGCGGCAAGGCCTCCACCGATCCCCGCTCCAGGTCGGTGGCCGGCGTCCAGATCcccagccggccggccgggcagcggccggcgacggcttcCCAGCCTGATCATCACCACGACCATTTGCCGCACCACGACCCGTGGTTcatgggcggcgccggcgcccctgTGGCCGGCGGTCGCTGGGGGAACTACACTTTCTCGGCGGCCATTGGGGGGCTTTTCCCATTGCTGAGCTTCCAGGTTCATGGGTTCCCGCAGGCGGCGGCGTATGGACCTGCCGCTGGGTTTCCTTACGGGTATGGACATTCGTTCCATGGCTGGCATGGCCATGGTTTCCCGCACCAGGCACCGCAGGGCCAGCATGTTGATGTGTTCTTGAAGGTATTGCTTGTTCTGGTTGGTGTTCTTGTGATTGCCAGCTTGATTGTGTTTTAG
- the LOC4325488 gene encoding putative calcium-binding protein CML19, whose translation MAGVEVSKPSRRLSPKGSFKLSLPSLLACGQCKATAVSPPESPTGVGARSFSSSASSSAGTSRGRERDRLAELREIFGHFDRDMDGRISGDELREFFASMGDDSGAAAAAAAAMGLDGAAGGGESGGGGGGLMLAFEDFVRIVERKGGEEEEREDLRRAFGAFEAVKGSGRITPRGLQRVLSQLGDEASVAECEAMISAYDDDGDGELDFHDFHRMMSQD comes from the coding sequence ATGGCGGGCGTCGAGGTCTCCAAGCCGTCGAGGCGCCTGTCGCCGAAGGGGAGCTTCAAGCTGAGCCTGCCCAGCCTGCTGGCGTGCGGGCAGTGCAAGGCCACGGCCGTCTCGCCGCCGGAGTCCCCCACGGGCGTCGGCGCGAGGTCGttctcctcgtcggcgtcgtcgtcggcggggaCGTCCCGGGGGAGGGAGCGCGACCGCCTGGCGGAGCTCCGGGAGATCTTCGGCCACTTCGACCGCGACATGGACGGGCGGAtctccggcgacgagctccgcgaGTTCTTCGCGTCCATGGGCGAcgactccggcgccgccgccgccgccgccgcggcgatggggctcgacggcgcggcgggcggcggcgagagcggcggcggcggtggcgggctgaTGCTGGCGTTCGAGGACTTCGTGCGGATCGTGGAGCGGaagggcggggaggaggaggagcgggaggacCTGCGGCGCGCGTTCGGGGCGTTCGAGGCGGTGAAGGGGTCCGGGAGGATCACGCCGCGCGGGCTGCAGCGCGTGCTCAGCCAGCTCGGCGACGAGGCGTCCGTCGCCGAGTGCGAGGCCATGATAAGCgcctacgacgacgacggcgacggcgagctcgactTCCACGACTTCCACCGCATGATGAGCCAAGACTAA